A window of the Brassica oleracea var. oleracea cultivar TO1000 chromosome C1, BOL, whole genome shotgun sequence genome harbors these coding sequences:
- the LOC106333034 gene encoding uncharacterized protein LOC106333034 yields MMCVRARPLFSSPLSLAFSPTKHSPPNHLRLPLSPSSRRSLSAVAMSSSSTPPPPQIIEHIVLFKVKPETDSSKIASMMNGLNGLVSLSQVIHISAAPLHRVRSSPSAFTHVLHSRYGSKEDLNAYAAHPDHVRVVKESVLPICEEVMAVDWVADRVPGILAPPPGSAAKLTFLKLKENLADESKSEIVDVIKGLSEKLPGIGQITVGENFSPARAKGFSIASIAFFKDLGELETVDVQTELVNVEKEKVREYVDSTIVVEFVVPSGLVSGL; encoded by the coding sequence ATGATGTGCGTTAGAGCTCGGCCGCTATTTTCTTCGCCGTTATCTCTCGCGTTCTCACCAACCAAACACTCCCCACCTAACCATCTCCGTCTCCCTCTCTCCCCCTCCTCACGACGCTCCCTCTCCGCCGTCGCAATGTCTTCCTCCTCCACTCCCCCTCCTCCCCAGATCATCGAGCACATCGTCCTCTTCAAAGTCAAACCCGAAACGGACTCCTCCAAGATCGCCTCCATGATGAACGGCCTCAACGGCCTCGTCTCCCTCAGCCAAGTGATCCACATCTCCGCCGCGCCTCTCCACCGCGTCAGATCCTCCCCCTCCGCGTTCACCCACGTCCTCCACAGCCGGTACGGGTCCAAGGAGGATCTCAACGCGTACGCCGCGCATCCCGATCACGTCCGCGTCGTCAAGGAGTCCGTGCTGCCGATCTGCGAAGAAGTCATGGCCGTTGATTGGGTCGCGGATCGGGTCCCCGGAATCCTAGCTCCGCCTCCTGGCTCCGCCGCGAAACTCACGTTCCTTAAGCTGAAGGAGAATCTCGCGGACGAGTCTAAGTCGGAGATTGTGGATGTGATCAAGGGGCTTAGCGAGAAGCTTCCGGGGATTGGTCAGATCACTGTGGGAGAGAACTTCTCTCCGGCGAGAGCGAAAGGCTTCTCGATTGCGTCGATTGCGTTTTTTAAGGATCTGGGTGAGTTGGAGACGGTGGATGTGCAGACGGAGTTGGTGAATGTGGAGAAAGAGAAGGTTCGTGAGTATGTTGATTCCACCATTGTCGTTGAATTCGTGGTTCCTTCTGGTTTGGTTTCTGGGTTGTAG